One region of Oryza sativa Japonica Group chromosome 10, ASM3414082v1 genomic DNA includes:
- the LOC9270642 gene encoding acyl transferase 1-like — protein sequence MYTTMASRSRLVARRSKPELVAPSRPTPHETKLLSDLDDFRNHYEYTPLVAFFRSSGSGNDVPSPPTMTIRTAIGEALVYYYPLAGRLRELPCGKLVVDCTEEGVVFVAAEADLRLADLGEPLLLPFPCSGELLVCDNARSDSLHVAVVDKPLIFMQVTEFKCGGFAIAMQGNHCVADGFGASQFMNAIADLARGEPRPLVLPVWERHLVMARAPPSVAAAYPAFKPLIDGASSNDVMLSTPLDTMVTRHFLFGRREMAALRRLLPARLGRRCTDFQLLAATLWRCRTAALPYAPHRRVHAYLPLSMHGRRWLHIPEGYYGNALAYSIADASAGDLCGGTLGQTVEQVCEARLQVTGEYVRSTVDLMASLRGRGMVFDGVYVVSDLRRLFAELDFGCGEWVVSGMAQPMLATFLVRCRNADGEDAVAASMLLPPSVMERFAEELAGLMMSSKHDNSSPRL from the coding sequence ATGTATACTACCATGGCGAGTAGGAGTAGGTTGGTAGCACGTCGGAGCAAGCCTGAGCTGGTGGCGCCGTCACGGCCGACGCCACACGAAACCAAGCTTCTCTCCGACCTCGACGATTTCCGCAACCACTACGAGTACACCCCACTCGTCGCCTTCTTCCGCAGCTCCGGCTCCGGCAACGAcgtcccatcgccgccgacgatgacCATCCGGACAGCAATTGGGGAGGCGCTCGTGTACTACTACCCACTGGCCGGCCGCCTGCGCGAGCTTCCCTGCGGCAAGCTGGTGGTGGACTGCACCGAGGAAGGGGTggtgttcgtcgccgccgaggctGACCTGCGCCTCGCTGACCTCGGCGAGCCACTGCTGCTGCCATTCCCGTGCTCTGGCGAGCTGCTCGTCTGCGACAACGCGAGATCAGATAGCCTGCATGTCGCCGTCGTTGACAAGCCATTGATCTTCATGCAGGTGACGGAATTCAAATGTGGAGGATTTGCCATTGCCATGCAAGGGAACCACTGCGTCGCCGATGGTTTTGGGGCCAGCCAGTTCATGAACGCCATCGCCGACCTCGCTCGCGGCGAGCCGCGCCCGCTCGTGCTCCCCGTGTGGGAGAGGCACCTCGTCATGGCGCGCGCGCCacccagcgtcgccgccgcgtacCCGGCGTTCAAGCCGCTCATCGACGGCGCCAGCAGCAACGACGTGATGCTCTCCACGCCGCTTGACACCATGGTGACCCGGCACTTCCTGTTCGGCCGGCGAGAGATGGCCGCGCTACggcgcctcctccccgcgcgcctcGGCCGGCGCTGCACGGACTTCCAGCTGCTCGCCGCCACGCTGTGGCGGTGCCGCACGGCGGCGCTGCCCTACGCCCCGCACCGGCGAGTGCATGCCTACCTCCCCCTTAGCATGCACGGAAGACGGTGGCTACACATCCCGGAAGGGTACTACGGCAACGCGCTCGCCTACTCCATTGCCGACGCCAGCGCCGGCGATCTGTGCGGTGGGACGCTAGGGCAGACGGTGGAGCAGGTCTGCGAGGCGAGGCTACAGGTGACGGGGGAGTACGTGAGATCGACGGTGGACTTGATGGCGTCGCTGCGTGGGCGCGGCATGGTGTTCGACGGGGTGTACGTGGTGTCGGACCTGAGGCGGCTCTTCGCAGAGCTGGACTTTGGGTGCGGAGAGTGGGTGGTCAGCGGCATGGCGCAGCCGATGCTGGCGACGTTCCTGGTGAGGTGCAGGAacgccgacggcgaggacgcggtGGCAGCGTCGATGCTGTTGCCGCCTTCGGTGATGGAGAGGTTTGCAGAGGAGCTTGCTGGGCTGATGATGAGCAGTAAGCACGACAACTCCAGCCCCCGACTTTAG